One Thermosphaera aggregans DNA segment encodes these proteins:
- a CDS encoding aminotransferase class I/II-fold pyridoxal phosphate-dependent enzyme — protein MGKSWVREIYAKKLQEMIERGEIWEIRRLNGPTGPRALVNGREMIILSSNNYLNLANDPRLKKAAVEAMEKYGWGPGAVWAIAGYHELLDELHRKIAEFKRTEAGLVFPTGFAVNAGTIPAIVEQGDVILSDELNHGSIIDGIRLSRAEKVVYKHCDVGDLEDKLRQVHGKYNKILIVTDGVFSMDGDIAPLDKIVKLAREFNAMVYVDDAHGEGVLGDGHGSPAHFGVDEEVDFHVGTFSKALGSSGGMIGGDYEVIEFIRNKARTWLLSTGFPPAVAAANLKALEIVMTEKERIRRLWDNRNYFKKRLDEMGFNTGKSQTPIVPVIVGDTKKARELAKMLWNDGIFVVPIVYPMVARGTERIRNQVNAGHTIEDLDKALAAYEKAGRKLGLI, from the coding sequence ATGGGTAAGAGCTGGGTTAGAGAAATCTATGCTAAAAAGCTTCAAGAAATGATTGAGAGGGGGGAGATCTGGGAGATAAGGAGGTTGAACGGCCCCACAGGCCCCCGCGCGCTTGTGAACGGTAGGGAAATGATCATTCTATCCTCAAATAATTACTTGAACCTAGCTAATGACCCGCGGTTGAAAAAAGCAGCCGTCGAGGCGATGGAGAAGTATGGCTGGGGACCGGGGGCTGTATGGGCTATTGCAGGTTATCATGAACTCTTGGACGAACTCCATAGAAAGATAGCGGAGTTTAAGAGAACAGAGGCCGGGCTTGTCTTCCCAACAGGCTTTGCTGTTAACGCTGGCACAATCCCAGCAATCGTGGAGCAGGGAGATGTTATTTTATCCGACGAGCTGAACCATGGAAGCATCATAGACGGGATAAGGCTTTCAAGGGCTGAGAAAGTTGTGTACAAGCACTGCGACGTGGGCGATCTTGAGGATAAGCTTAGGCAGGTTCACGGGAAGTATAACAAGATACTCATAGTCACAGACGGCGTCTTCTCGATGGATGGCGACATAGCGCCTCTCGATAAAATAGTTAAGCTGGCCAGGGAGTTCAACGCAATGGTGTACGTTGACGATGCCCACGGTGAAGGAGTGTTAGGAGATGGGCATGGAAGCCCTGCACACTTCGGCGTTGACGAGGAGGTAGACTTCCACGTGGGCACGTTCTCTAAAGCCCTTGGATCCTCGGGCGGCATGATAGGAGGGGATTATGAGGTCATAGAATTCATTAGAAACAAGGCTAGAACATGGCTCCTCAGCACAGGATTCCCTCCAGCGGTGGCAGCAGCTAACTTGAAAGCTCTCGAGATAGTGATGACGGAGAAGGAGAGAATCAGGAGGCTGTGGGACAACAGGAACTACTTCAAGAAAAGGCTTGATGAAATGGGGTTCAACACTGGTAAGAGCCAAACGCCAATAGTGCCCGTGATAGTCGGAGACACTAAGAAGGCGAGGGAGCTGGCGAAAATGCTCTGGAACGATGGCATCTTCGTGGTCCCAATAGTGTACCCAATGGTGGCGAGAGGGACAGAGAGAATTAGAAACCAGGTTAACGCTGGACACACGATTGAAGACCTAGATAAGGCTTTAGCAGCCTATGAGAAAGCCGGTAGAAAACTCGGACTGATCTAG
- a CDS encoding TRAM domain-containing protein — MTRQQKKHSWNPYTSDVQRFSIYPRIQQPKDESLKPGMILTVDINDVDQKGNGIVSLKDTKIIVYGASLGSKVKVRISRVAGDTAYAEIIETLSEADETY, encoded by the coding sequence TTGACTAGACAGCAGAAAAAGCATAGTTGGAACCCGTATACAAGTGACGTGCAGAGGTTCAGCATATACCCGCGGATTCAACAACCAAAGGATGAATCATTAAAACCTGGAATGATCCTAACAGTCGACATAAACGATGTGGATCAGAAAGGAAACGGCATAGTCTCCTTAAAAGATACAAAGATCATCGTCTACGGGGCCAGCCTGGGGTCAAAGGTCAAGGTCAGAATCTCAAGGGTAGCGGGCGATACAGCCTACGCCGAGATCATTGAGACTTTGAGTGAAGCTGATGAAACATACTAG
- a CDS encoding transcriptional regulator, translating into MENEESTTRERILTLLYKASKPLSVEEIISLLGLEDLTPRDVYEHLEHIARTVKARSKGREYLGMEPPYCRKCGYVFKDLDKPKKPSRCPRCKSEWISPPLFTILRKD; encoded by the coding sequence GTGGAGAATGAGGAGTCAACCACTAGGGAGAGAATACTCACCCTCCTGTATAAGGCTTCGAAGCCTTTGAGCGTGGAGGAGATCATCAGCCTCCTCGGTTTAGAGGACTTAACCCCTAGAGATGTTTATGAGCACCTGGAGCATATTGCGAGAACAGTTAAAGCCCGCTCGAAAGGGAGAGAATACCTTGGTATGGAGCCTCCTTACTGTAGGAAGTGCGGGTATGTTTTCAAAGATCTCGACAAGCCTAAAAAACCCTCCAGGTGCCCGCGCTGTAAAAGCGAGTGGATCAGCCCGCCTCTATTCACGATTTTGAGAAAAGATTAG
- the cysS gene encoding cysteine--tRNA ligase, with protein MLPELKIYNTLTKTMERIQPVEPGLLKMYVCGPTVYDSTHVGHGRAYVMYDVFKRYLNSRGYHVIHVMNITDIDDKIINRARDENRDWMEIVETYTKEYLEALNSLNVQVDHHPRVTQHIDEIIEFIQKLIERGHAYVTPSGSVYFDVNTYEDYGRLSGRLVKEAWSQEPDFLSEKKNPYDFALWKAAKPGEPFWESPWGKGRPGWHIECSVMSTRYLGERFDIHGGGTDLIFPHHENERAQSESALGSKPWVSVWMHVGMLMVGADKMSKSLKNIVPIKEVVKKWGGRTLRYWYLMSHYRKPVSFSEESLEIASEQLKRLNQVSSLLQKLGKEAVEPHKASDEDLKILRSLLKTHYSFHAALSEDFNTPEAVASLNEFTTIVFRDIQHNPKYILVNTAFRILREFDNVFGVLETPPEALVEEDVDSYIKILVDVRKELRNRKMYDLADMIRSELGRLGVTLSDKGPETTWIRVKKQALNK; from the coding sequence ATGCTGCCCGAGTTGAAAATCTATAACACCCTTACTAAGACCATGGAAAGGATTCAGCCGGTTGAGCCAGGATTACTGAAAATGTACGTGTGCGGACCAACAGTTTATGATTCAACCCATGTAGGGCATGGAAGAGCATACGTCATGTATGATGTTTTCAAAAGATACTTAAACTCGCGGGGATACCACGTCATCCACGTCATGAACATTACCGATATCGATGACAAGATTATCAACCGGGCCAGGGATGAAAACCGTGATTGGATGGAGATCGTTGAGACCTACACTAAAGAGTACTTGGAAGCTTTGAACAGCCTCAACGTCCAAGTAGACCATCACCCAAGGGTTACACAACACATTGACGAGATCATTGAGTTCATCCAGAAGCTTATAGAGCGAGGGCATGCGTACGTTACACCCAGCGGGAGCGTATACTTCGACGTAAACACCTACGAGGATTATGGGCGCTTATCGGGAAGACTGGTAAAGGAGGCATGGAGCCAGGAACCCGATTTCCTGTCCGAGAAGAAGAACCCGTATGATTTCGCCCTTTGGAAGGCCGCTAAGCCGGGTGAACCCTTCTGGGAAAGCCCGTGGGGCAAGGGGAGGCCTGGATGGCATATCGAGTGCAGCGTCATGAGCACCAGGTATCTCGGTGAAAGATTCGATATTCATGGAGGTGGAACCGACCTCATTTTCCCACACCATGAGAACGAGAGGGCCCAGAGCGAGTCAGCGCTAGGGAGTAAGCCGTGGGTGTCTGTTTGGATGCATGTTGGAATGCTCATGGTTGGAGCCGACAAGATGAGCAAGAGCTTGAAAAACATTGTACCTATTAAAGAGGTTGTAAAGAAGTGGGGAGGTAGAACCCTTCGCTACTGGTATTTGATGAGCCACTACAGGAAGCCTGTATCGTTCTCCGAGGAATCCTTAGAGATTGCTAGCGAGCAATTGAAAAGGTTGAACCAGGTCTCAAGCCTTCTTCAAAAACTGGGGAAGGAGGCTGTTGAGCCTCACAAAGCATCTGATGAAGACTTGAAGATACTTAGAAGCCTCTTGAAAACCCACTATAGCTTCCACGCGGCTTTAAGCGAAGATTTCAACACGCCGGAAGCCGTGGCATCTCTTAACGAGTTTACCACAATAGTCTTCAGGGACATACAGCATAATCCAAAATACATCCTTGTCAACACTGCATTCAGGATCTTGCGGGAGTTTGACAACGTTTTCGGCGTGCTTGAGACTCCCCCGGAGGCTCTCGTTGAAGAGGATGTAGACTCCTACATCAAAATCCTTGTTGACGTTAGAAAGGAGTTGAGAAACAGGAAGATGTACGACCTAGCAGACATGATTAGGAGCGAACTAGGGAGGCTCGGTGTAACCTTATCCGACAAGGGGCCTGAGACAACGTGGATACGTGTTAAGAAGCAAGCATTAAACAAGTAG
- a CDS encoding NAD-dependent epimerase/dehydratase family protein, translating to MKRILVIGATGQIGTELVPALRKLYGNDNVVAGYHSKPPTGKLTEGPIEQVDVLSRESVEKAIKKYDINEVYHMAAILSAAGEKNPQHAWRVNMDGLYIVLELAREYGFRIFWPSSIAAFGPSSPKVNTPQVTIMDPTTMYGITKYAGELLTRYYAYKFNVDVRGVRYPGIISSEALPGGGTTDYAVEIFYYALEGKKYRCYLREDTMLPMMYMPDAVKAAIQLMNADRSKLTIMSGYNVAAFSFTPKQLELEIKKYIPDFKVEYAPDFRQKIADSWPKSLDDSVARSEWGWSPDWSFEAMVKDMLGKLAYRLGKTEILERIK from the coding sequence ATGAAGAGAATCCTGGTTATTGGCGCAACAGGACAGATCGGCACCGAGCTGGTTCCAGCTCTACGCAAGCTATACGGGAACGATAACGTGGTGGCTGGATACCATAGCAAGCCGCCCACAGGCAAGCTGACAGAAGGCCCTATAGAGCAGGTGGACGTCCTGAGCAGGGAGTCTGTCGAAAAAGCTATCAAGAAGTACGATATCAACGAAGTATACCATATGGCTGCAATCCTGTCAGCTGCCGGGGAGAAAAACCCTCAGCATGCCTGGAGGGTTAACATGGATGGATTATATATCGTGCTCGAGCTGGCGAGAGAGTATGGTTTCAGGATCTTCTGGCCGAGCTCCATAGCAGCTTTCGGACCAAGCTCTCCAAAAGTCAACACCCCCCAGGTAACCATCATGGATCCCACAACAATGTACGGGATCACAAAGTATGCTGGTGAACTGTTGACAAGATACTACGCGTACAAGTTCAACGTTGACGTCCGCGGGGTGAGATACCCCGGGATTATAAGCAGTGAAGCCCTTCCAGGCGGTGGGACCACTGATTACGCTGTGGAAATATTCTACTACGCTCTTGAAGGGAAAAAGTACCGCTGCTACCTGAGGGAGGATACAATGCTTCCAATGATGTACATGCCTGACGCTGTGAAAGCAGCTATTCAGCTAATGAATGCTGACAGGAGCAAGCTGACGATTATGAGCGGCTACAACGTAGCAGCTTTCAGCTTCACTCCGAAGCAGCTAGAGCTTGAAATCAAGAAGTACATTCCGGATTTCAAGGTAGAGTACGCCCCTGACTTCCGCCAGAAGATTGCTGATTCATGGCCTAAATCGCTTGACGATAGTGTGGCGCGAAGCGAGTGGGGCTGGAGCCCTGACTGGAGTTTTGAAGCCATGGTTAAGGATATGTTGGGCAAGCTTGCATACAGGCTTGGTAAGACTGAAATTTTGGAGAGAATTAAGTAG
- a CDS encoding radical SAM protein has product MVKKMKNNGFHELEGFKKHLREKIKSLMTVEEAEKASRDPHSKRPPRPCGLTVHTGIGCPFKCAYCYIYDMGFKAEITEYPLTGIQLVYALSLNKYFIPGPNGTFIALGSVTEPFHPITKEKTIEYIEAINKHLGNPVQFSTKMFLTDRDVERLKTIDPYLSPLISVSTMTRDRLLEPGAPPVDKRFETIEILRNHGFKPFLFLRPIIPGITEREYKNMIDAAVQHGAVGVVAGTLRITRRILEKLEECGVDTTVLLKRAGRSPREFENNVQYDVRTGDIKIEIAKYALRKGLLFLPYACMANIFSHGYKCWRMKAMGIEPPAEEPPEIIGVEECVSGEEVKVKYLGFENGFIKAKVVKGDKKIVEELLKYRFKSCVRLY; this is encoded by the coding sequence GTGGTTAAAAAGATGAAGAACAACGGGTTTCACGAGCTTGAAGGATTCAAGAAACACCTACGGGAGAAAATTAAATCGTTAATGACTGTTGAAGAGGCTGAGAAGGCTTCACGCGACCCTCACTCTAAGCGTCCGCCCCGTCCATGCGGGTTAACAGTCCACACGGGAATAGGATGTCCTTTCAAGTGCGCCTACTGCTACATTTACGATATGGGCTTTAAAGCTGAAATCACCGAGTATCCTTTAACAGGCATACAGCTCGTCTACGCTTTAAGCTTGAACAAGTATTTCATCCCGGGCCCAAACGGGACGTTCATAGCACTAGGCAGTGTAACAGAGCCCTTCCACCCCATCACGAAGGAGAAAACGATTGAATACATAGAAGCAATTAATAAACATCTGGGGAACCCGGTCCAATTCTCCACGAAAATGTTCTTAACAGATAGGGATGTTGAAAGATTGAAAACCATTGACCCCTACCTCTCTCCTCTAATCAGTGTTTCAACAATGACTAGAGACAGGTTGTTGGAGCCGGGAGCCCCTCCCGTTGATAAAAGATTTGAAACCATTGAAATACTCCGCAATCACGGGTTCAAGCCTTTCCTCTTCCTAAGGCCGATCATCCCCGGTATTACGGAGAGGGAGTATAAGAATATGATAGATGCTGCTGTTCAGCACGGTGCGGTTGGAGTTGTCGCCGGGACGCTGAGGATCACTAGGAGGATACTGGAAAAACTTGAAGAGTGCGGAGTTGACACCACCGTGTTGTTGAAAAGAGCTGGGAGAAGCCCTAGAGAATTTGAGAACAATGTTCAATACGATGTTAGAACTGGGGATATTAAGATAGAGATAGCGAAATATGCGTTGAGGAAAGGCTTATTGTTCCTCCCCTACGCCTGCATGGCGAACATTTTCTCACACGGCTACAAGTGTTGGAGGATGAAAGCCATGGGGATTGAGCCCCCGGCTGAGGAGCCTCCCGAGATTATCGGGGTGGAGGAGTGTGTCAGTGGTGAGGAGGTAAAGGTGAAATACTTGGGTTTTGAAAACGGTTTCATCAAGGCCAAGGTTGTCAAAGGGGATAAGAAGATTGTTGAAGAACTGTTGAAATACAGGTTTAAATCATGCGTCAGGCTCTATTAG
- a CDS encoding TIGR04013 family B12-binding domain/radical SAM domain-containing protein, whose translation MINLILQYDKRVRYSLNAILASIDKLGVSRVLLSKSFDESLRHASSPPRGEKCVYATSLLTTMLADDSYLINLVETVKRIREKGCLTIVGGPHASGDPYGSLSVLGFDFAFIGEGEKTIADFLSALENNLDVHSVKGLAYRDRETGEVSFTGRGKSVNLDDYDPFPYWRGIVNPIEITRGCSFGCFYCQVSYLHGFTLRHRSVEKIVNYAEISMKLGLKDLRFISPDSLSYGSPYSTNPVNMEKIVFLMESLHAKTVQYGGRIFFGSFPSEVRPEHAQEDVLRIIRKYVANKELIIGGQSGSERMLKLVKRGHGVGEIESAVDSALRTGFTPSVDFIVGFPGETEEDMLSTLKLAEKLVGKGAKIHLHYYIPLPGTPLGLKNPSPLPVKVRKEWSRLVGAGKAYGSWLTQETLSKKIIELYEKGFVYPRKAGLASAQLLHPSG comes from the coding sequence TTGATCAACCTCATACTTCAGTATGATAAGAGAGTCAGGTACAGCTTGAACGCGATCCTAGCCTCGATTGACAAGCTTGGAGTCTCCAGGGTTTTACTATCGAAATCCTTTGATGAAAGCCTGCGTCACGCCTCCTCACCCCCGAGAGGAGAGAAATGCGTTTACGCAACATCCCTTCTCACAACCATGCTCGCCGACGACTCCTACTTGATAAACCTAGTTGAAACGGTTAAAAGAATCCGTGAGAAGGGGTGCTTAACGATCGTGGGAGGTCCACACGCTTCTGGAGACCCTTACGGGTCCCTATCAGTCTTGGGTTTCGACTTCGCCTTCATAGGTGAAGGTGAGAAAACCATTGCGGACTTTCTCAGCGCTTTAGAGAACAATCTCGACGTGCACAGTGTGAAAGGCTTGGCCTACAGGGATCGTGAAACCGGAGAAGTCTCGTTCACCGGTAGAGGGAAATCCGTAAACCTGGATGACTACGACCCGTTCCCATACTGGAGAGGTATCGTGAACCCTATAGAGATCACGAGAGGCTGCTCATTCGGATGCTTCTACTGCCAAGTCTCCTACCTTCACGGCTTCACTCTAAGACATAGGAGTGTCGAGAAAATAGTTAACTATGCTGAGATTTCGATGAAGCTTGGATTAAAAGATTTAAGATTCATCTCCCCAGACAGCCTCTCCTACGGCTCACCGTATTCAACAAACCCTGTTAACATGGAGAAGATCGTATTTTTAATGGAAAGCCTTCACGCTAAAACCGTTCAATACGGGGGAAGAATATTCTTCGGATCCTTCCCCAGCGAGGTTAGGCCAGAGCATGCTCAGGAAGATGTTTTAAGAATTATACGAAAATATGTTGCCAACAAGGAGTTGATCATCGGAGGGCAATCAGGGAGTGAGAGAATGCTCAAGCTGGTTAAAAGAGGCCACGGAGTTGGTGAAATAGAATCAGCTGTAGACTCAGCGTTGAGAACAGGCTTCACGCCCAGCGTGGACTTCATAGTAGGGTTTCCCGGCGAGACCGAGGAAGATATGCTTTCCACTTTAAAACTGGCTGAAAAATTAGTTGGTAAAGGAGCTAAGATACATCTCCACTACTACATCCCCCTACCTGGAACACCGTTAGGGTTGAAAAACCCCTCTCCCCTGCCTGTCAAGGTTAGAAAAGAGTGGAGCAGGCTCGTGGGTGCTGGAAAGGCTTACGGCTCCTGGTTAACTCAGGAAACCCTTTCAAAGAAAATCATTGAGCTATACGAGAAAGGCTTCGTATATCCAAGGAAAGCGGGTCTTGCCAGCGCCCAGCTTCTTCATCCTTCAGGCTGA
- a CDS encoding adenosine-specific kinase, with protein MSANIRLVTVKIPEGTNVIIGRSHFIKTVEDIYEALVTSVPGIRFGVAFNEASGKRLIRYEGNDPELVNQAIETSKAIGAGHTFTLFIRNAYPINVLNQLKNIQEIVQLYVATANPVQVIVMDTDQGSAIIGVVDGYSPLGVESEEDKKERHSFLRKIGYKK; from the coding sequence ATGTCTGCCAACATACGCCTCGTAACTGTTAAAATACCTGAGGGAACGAACGTTATAATCGGCAGAAGCCACTTCATTAAGACTGTCGAAGACATTTACGAGGCCTTGGTAACCTCGGTTCCGGGAATAAGGTTCGGGGTAGCTTTCAACGAGGCAAGCGGTAAGAGACTCATAAGATACGAAGGCAACGATCCCGAGCTCGTTAACCAGGCTATTGAAACCTCTAAAGCTATTGGAGCGGGACACACTTTTACCCTGTTTATTAGAAACGCGTACCCTATAAACGTTCTCAACCAGTTGAAAAACATTCAGGAGATTGTGCAACTCTACGTTGCCACGGCTAACCCTGTCCAGGTAATAGTCATGGATACCGATCAGGGGAGTGCTATAATAGGCGTGGTTGACGGGTATTCCCCGCTGGGTGTTGAAAGCGAGGAGGATAAAAAAGAGCGTCACAGCTTCCTTAGGAAGATTGGCTATAAAAAATAG
- a CDS encoding HAD-IB family phosphatase, whose amino-acid sequence MKPLVVFDCDGVLTENNSSWRVLHEFFGSRDNSYFAELYEKGLISYLDWMKIDISLMIHSFGSPIKKHHVEEAFSKIKPKKSAARVVGELLRNNYPVAVVSSGIGILVSRICRELGVSDCLFNDVLFVNDELVPGGVARVPLKEKWLVIKKLAESKGYRMESVAYVGDSKWDIPVFKQVGISIAVKPCGIACEHAKYVVEDLEEVLSLLIR is encoded by the coding sequence ATGAAGCCCCTAGTGGTTTTCGACTGCGACGGTGTCCTAACCGAGAACAATAGTAGTTGGCGGGTCCTACACGAATTCTTCGGTAGCCGTGACAACTCGTATTTCGCTGAACTATACGAGAAAGGGTTGATAAGCTATCTAGACTGGATGAAGATAGATATATCACTGATGATACACAGCTTCGGCTCCCCTATCAAGAAGCACCATGTGGAGGAGGCTTTCTCAAAGATTAAGCCTAAGAAATCAGCGGCTAGAGTTGTAGGTGAACTGCTCAGGAACAACTACCCTGTCGCCGTGGTGAGCAGTGGCATAGGCATCCTCGTCTCCCGGATCTGCAGGGAGCTCGGGGTTAGCGACTGCTTATTCAACGACGTGTTATTTGTTAATGACGAGCTGGTGCCAGGGGGTGTTGCCAGGGTTCCTTTAAAGGAGAAGTGGCTTGTAATTAAAAAGCTCGCTGAATCCAAAGGGTATAGAATGGAGAGTGTGGCTTATGTTGGAGACAGCAAGTGGGATATCCCTGTTTTCAAGCAAGTAGGCATCTCTATCGCTGTCAAGCCGTGCGGGATTGCGTGTGAGCATGCTAAATATGTTGTGGAAGATCTCGAGGAGGTATTGAGTCTTCTAATCAGGTAA
- a CDS encoding HAD family hydrolase codes for MGIKLVILDYDLTFVDNYVDFYEAYSSTLKTYGCEPPGFDKFMEMLEHDMLEDSVPAGISKDDFWRLFRRLYVSRHGVLKKGCREALIALKTKYHTKTVIISGRESSPSFIWMELRRLGVDEFIDEVYTLQDLVYLNGVEESLFDKTWLINYVMRKHGVQPCQTVFLGDYITDYVSALKSGVYFIGVNQSEVRGGLMRKKGVSLVAKDFYDVLLHLSSLNHVMC; via the coding sequence ATGGGTATTAAACTCGTTATACTCGACTACGACTTAACCTTTGTGGACAATTACGTGGACTTCTACGAGGCCTATTCGAGTACTTTAAAAACCTATGGGTGCGAGCCTCCTGGTTTCGACAAGTTCATGGAGATGTTGGAGCATGATATGCTGGAGGATAGCGTCCCAGCGGGGATAAGTAAGGATGACTTCTGGAGACTGTTTAGAAGGCTTTACGTTTCCAGGCACGGGGTTTTGAAGAAAGGATGTAGGGAAGCATTGATCGCTTTGAAAACCAAATATCACACTAAGACGGTCATAATATCTGGAAGGGAGTCGAGCCCCAGTTTTATATGGATGGAGTTGAGGAGGCTGGGGGTTGATGAGTTCATAGATGAGGTCTACACACTGCAGGATCTGGTTTACCTGAACGGGGTGGAGGAATCACTCTTCGACAAAACCTGGCTCATAAACTACGTCATGAGAAAGCACGGGGTGCAGCCGTGTCAGACGGTTTTTCTCGGAGACTACATCACAGACTACGTCAGCGCCTTGAAGAGCGGCGTTTACTTCATAGGGGTTAATCAAAGTGAGGTGAGAGGAGGATTAATGAGAAAGAAAGGAGTAAGCCTCGTGGCCAAAGACTTCTACGATGTACTCCTCCACCTCTCCTCTCTCAACCATGTCATGTGCTGA
- a CDS encoding DUF167 domain-containing protein has product METLRKNIEESSKGVILQVRVEPGSEPEGFTIESDELVFKTSEPAERGRANASLIKYLSRELKIPVSKIDIVYGQREKLKKILIMDEPADKIVEKLARVVNLI; this is encoded by the coding sequence ATGGAAACTCTTCGCAAAAACATTGAAGAATCCTCAAAAGGGGTTATTCTTCAAGTAAGGGTTGAACCCGGTTCCGAGCCCGAGGGTTTCACCATAGAGTCTGATGAACTGGTTTTCAAAACCTCCGAGCCTGCTGAGCGGGGACGCGCTAATGCTTCGTTGATAAAGTACTTGTCCAGGGAGCTTAAGATTCCTGTTTCAAAGATCGATATAGTGTACGGTCAGCGTGAAAAGTTGAAGAAGATCCTTATAATGGATGAACCAGCTGATAAAATTGTTGAGAAGCTTGCCAGGGTTGTAAATCTCATCTAA
- a CDS encoding ArsR family transcriptional regulator, whose amino-acid sequence MVLELGNISITQEEIEELARRVRLKILHEDDDIVLMTAPNEDQLASIIKELISIKPLNLREIHAILSGIASEDKIRRALNNLLESGEAYINSEGRYLST is encoded by the coding sequence ATGGTGTTGGAATTGGGCAATATTTCAATAACTCAAGAGGAGATAGAAGAGCTGGCTCGAAGAGTAAGGTTGAAAATACTTCACGAGGATGACGACATCGTCTTGATGACGGCTCCGAACGAGGACCAGCTTGCCTCGATAATCAAGGAGCTTATTTCGATTAAGCCTTTAAACCTCAGGGAGATCCACGCTATCTTATCCGGGATAGCCAGCGAGGACAAGATCAGGAGGGCTTTAAACAATCTTTTGGAATCAGGGGAAGCATACATCAACAGTGAGGGAAGGTATCTCAGCACATGA
- a CDS encoding purine-nucleoside phosphorylase has product MSLPHIVNAKPGDISKNVIAVGDPGRVELLATLLEDPKVVNKHRGLIVVTGHYKNAKVTIATHGMGCPSANIVFEELGLLGAKRIIRLGTAGGLHENVRIGDVVVATGAMYVNGGCGLAQYMPGYCGASSPDPVLTYRIIRELEGSGLPFKKGPLFTSDAFYAESPEMASRLSRYGALAVEMEAAGLFTLGWMRGWETGCVVVVSNVLHGKDPNAVFLTTAELADKFSKTAQVLMEVFNKYYGES; this is encoded by the coding sequence ATGAGCCTCCCCCACATAGTTAATGCTAAACCAGGGGATATCAGTAAAAACGTCATAGCTGTGGGAGACCCGGGAAGGGTTGAGCTTCTCGCAACATTGTTAGAGGACCCCAAGGTTGTCAACAAGCATAGAGGATTGATCGTTGTAACCGGTCACTACAAGAATGCCAAAGTAACCATTGCAACGCATGGAATGGGGTGTCCCAGCGCCAACATAGTATTTGAAGAACTAGGTCTACTCGGGGCTAAAAGAATAATCAGGCTAGGCACAGCAGGGGGTTTGCATGAAAACGTTAGAATAGGGGATGTAGTGGTTGCAACCGGGGCAATGTATGTTAACGGGGGATGCGGCCTAGCCCAGTACATGCCGGGTTACTGTGGAGCATCATCCCCGGACCCCGTGCTAACATACCGGATTATCAGGGAGTTGGAGGGGTCAGGGCTTCCTTTTAAGAAAGGCCCCTTGTTCACAAGCGATGCTTTCTACGCTGAAAGCCCTGAAATGGCTTCCAGGTTGAGCAGGTATGGTGCTCTCGCAGTAGAGATGGAGGCAGCCGGTCTCTTCACCCTCGGATGGATGAGAGGGTGGGAAACAGGGTGTGTTGTAGTGGTTAGCAACGTACTCCACGGGAAAGACCCTAACGCCGTGTTCTTGACCACGGCGGAGCTTGCTGATAAGTTCTCGAAAACTGCCCAAGTCTTAATGGAGGTTTTCAACAAGTATTATGGTGAATCCTGA